Proteins encoded within one genomic window of Acinetobacter sp. WCHA55:
- a CDS encoding tyrosine-type recombinase/integrase — protein sequence MLSDSKVRTLKPQEKSYRILDAERLYIEVRPTGKKIWRFKFVLHGKEGTISFGEYPAVSLQDARKLKDEAKTKLAKGLNPVEEKKKDRIEKELATNNTFKAIAQEYVQEKMKYKSEDYIARFNNSMDKDVYKAIGNKPIKDVTSADILSIMKNTVERVLSQGKHGTGESAANRNRRFIGLVMRYAIVTLRAENDPTYAVREAIETPEVEHARPLEKHEKNSLRQKIDSYGGSTTVKNACLAMLYSMLRTVEIRKMEWSFVDFEEKIIKFPKASRRLKQERTMKKNRVHIVPISDQLLNILNEQYAFTNDQKYVFPSPQKRDCMISRTTLNKMLTYIGLNQVTAHDFRATASTELNSLGYNADWIETQLAHAEANKTRASYNHAKYLADRRKMMQDWANIVDSWNT from the coding sequence ATGCTCTCAGATTCAAAAGTAAGAACTTTAAAACCACAAGAAAAATCCTACCGAATACTTGATGCTGAACGTTTATATATTGAAGTACGCCCAACTGGTAAGAAAATTTGGCGATTCAAGTTTGTCCTACATGGAAAAGAAGGAACCATAAGTTTTGGCGAATACCCGGCAGTGTCACTTCAAGATGCTCGCAAGCTTAAAGACGAAGCAAAAACCAAACTTGCTAAGGGTTTAAACCCAGTTGAAGAAAAGAAAAAAGATAGAATCGAAAAGGAACTGGCTACTAACAATACGTTTAAAGCAATCGCGCAAGAATACGTTCAAGAGAAGATGAAATATAAATCAGAGGATTATATTGCTCGTTTCAATAATTCGATGGATAAGGATGTCTATAAAGCCATTGGCAATAAACCAATAAAGGATGTTACCTCAGCAGATATCCTATCCATTATGAAAAACACAGTTGAACGTGTATTAAGCCAAGGGAAACATGGCACTGGTGAGTCTGCTGCCAACCGTAATCGTAGATTCATTGGTTTAGTTATGCGTTATGCCATTGTTACTCTACGCGCTGAGAACGATCCCACATATGCTGTAAGGGAGGCCATTGAAACCCCTGAGGTTGAACATGCTCGACCACTTGAAAAGCATGAGAAGAATTCACTACGACAAAAAATTGATAGTTATGGAGGTTCTACAACAGTTAAGAATGCGTGTTTAGCAATGCTCTACTCTATGCTCAGAACTGTTGAAATAAGAAAAATGGAGTGGAGTTTTGTGGACTTTGAGGAGAAGATTATCAAATTCCCCAAAGCCTCAAGACGCCTAAAACAAGAACGCACGATGAAAAAAAATAGAGTTCATATCGTTCCTATTTCTGATCAATTACTCAATATCTTGAACGAACAATATGCTTTTACGAATGACCAAAAATATGTCTTCCCTTCTCCACAGAAAAGAGACTGCATGATCTCTAGAACTACTCTCAATAAAATGCTTACTTATATTGGCCTAAATCAAGTGACAGCTCATGACTTCAGGGCTACAGCATCGACTGAATTAAACAGCCTTGGCTACAATGCTGACTGGATCGAAACACAACTGGCGCATGCTGAAGCAAATAAGACCCGTGCATCATATAACCATGCGAAATATTTGGCGGATCGTAGAAAGATGATGCAAGATTGGGCAAACATTGTAGATAGCTGGAACACATAA
- a CDS encoding IS3 family transposase (programmed frameshift), whose amino-acid sequence MKTSKFTDSQIMSILKQAESGTPVATLCREHGMSNATFYKWRAKYGGMDTSLMARLKELEAENTRLKKMYAEERLKAEIIQEAMGKKVVKPSCRRKMAQQAVAQHAISIRLACKAFGISETCYRYQAKLSDDNALIAEQLIELTEENSDWGFGLCFSYLRHVESCCWNHKRVYRIYCELALNLRIKPRRRLNRHAPEPLKEPIRENQVWSLDFMHDQLSDGRKFRLLNVIDDYRREGLAIEAGFSLLTIRVIRTLNQLLEWREKPLVIRCDNGPEFISHEFVRWATEHGIRIEYIQPGKPQQNAYIERYNRTIRYSWLSKHLFDTLDEVQDYATNWLWHYNHERPHQANKGKPPLMAA is encoded by the exons ATGAAAACATCTAAATTTACTGACAGTCAGATCATGTCCATCTTGAAACAGGCAGAATCTGGCACACCTGTAGCGACCCTTTGCCGTGAACACGGCATGAGTAATGCTACCTTTTATAAATGGCGTGCCAAATATGGTGGTATGGATACATCATTAATGGCTCGACTGAAAGAGCTAGAAGCCGAAAATACCAGACTTAAAAAGATGTATGCGGAAGAGCGATTAAAGGCCGAAATCATCCAGGAAGCGATGG GCAAAAAAGTGGTAAAGCCATCTTGCCGGCGTAAGATGGCACAACAGGCAGTTGCCCAGCATGCCATTAGTATTCGTTTGGCTTGTAAAGCATTTGGCATTAGTGAAACCTGCTACCGCTATCAAGCCAAACTCAGCGATGACAATGCACTCATTGCTGAACAGCTCATTGAACTCACTGAGGAAAATTCCGATTGGGGCTTTGGTTTGTGCTTCTCGTATTTACGGCATGTTGAGAGTTGCTGCTGGAATCACAAGCGGGTTTACCGCATTTACTGTGAGTTGGCACTGAATCTGCGTATTAAACCGAGAAGAAGACTAAATCGGCATGCGCCTGAACCATTGAAAGAACCAATCCGAGAAAATCAGGTTTGGTCATTAGATTTTATGCATGATCAGCTTTCCGATGGTCGCAAGTTTCGATTATTGAATGTGATTGATGATTACCGCCGCGAAGGCCTAGCCATTGAAGCAGGGTTCTCATTGCTCACAATCAGGGTTATTCGTACGTTGAATCAATTGCTGGAGTGGAGAGAAAAACCGTTAGTGATCCGATGCGATAATGGTCCCGAATTTATCAGTCACGAATTTGTGCGCTGGGCTACTGAGCACGGTATTCGTATTGAATATATTCAACCGGGTAAGCCACAGCAGAATGCGTATATTGAACGCTATAATCGGACCATACGTTATAGTTGGCTGAGCAAGCATTTATTTGATACTTTGGATGAAGTACAAGATTATGCAACAAACTGGTTGTGGCATTACAACCATGAAAGACCACATCAAGCTAACAAAGGAAAGCCACCTCTAATGGCTGCTTAA
- a CDS encoding IS30 family transposase, with protein MLESRKEGFSARKFAELIKRHPSTIYRELKRNSINDVYQARYASDNTFARRRRGHRKLKIDSILWKFIVEAIRCLWSPQQIAKRLKTFPDLDQTMNVSHTTIYSTIRALPKGELKKDLLSCLRHENKKRKANGEPKKDSILQDIKTIHERPAEVQERKIPGHWEADLIKGKDNKSSIATLIERNTRLCILATLPDAKAESVRKALTEALKYLPAELRKTLTYDRGREMSEHKILEEDLGIDVYFCDPHSPWQKGTCENMNGLIRQYLPKGIDLNQADQHYLNQVAMSLNTRPRKALDWLTPLEKFAQLVDYHMAFETVAPHV; from the coding sequence ATGCTTGAGTCAAGAAAAGAAGGCTTTTCAGCCAGAAAATTTGCTGAACTCATTAAAAGACATCCTAGTACGATCTATCGTGAGCTTAAAAGAAATAGCATCAATGACGTTTATCAAGCTCGATATGCTTCTGATAACACCTTCGCTAGACGTAGACGTGGTCACAGAAAACTCAAAATCGATTCAATCCTCTGGAAATTTATTGTTGAAGCGATCCGTTGTTTATGGTCTCCTCAGCAAATAGCAAAGCGTTTAAAGACATTTCCTGATTTGGATCAAACAATGAATGTAAGCCATACAACGATTTATTCAACGATACGAGCATTACCCAAGGGTGAGTTGAAAAAAGACTTATTATCCTGTCTACGTCATGAAAATAAAAAGCGAAAAGCTAACGGTGAACCTAAAAAAGATTCTATATTACAGGATATTAAAACTATTCATGAGCGCCCAGCCGAAGTTCAAGAAAGAAAAATACCGGGTCATTGGGAAGCTGATTTAATTAAAGGTAAAGACAATAAAAGTTCGATAGCAACACTTATTGAACGAAATACACGGCTCTGTATCTTGGCAACATTACCTGATGCAAAGGCAGAATCAGTGCGCAAGGCTTTAACTGAAGCTCTGAAATATTTACCTGCAGAACTGCGTAAAACGTTGACCTATGACCGTGGACGTGAGATGTCAGAACATAAAATACTCGAAGAAGATTTAGGCATAGATGTATATTTCTGTGACCCACATTCACCCTGGCAAAAAGGCACATGCGAAAATATGAATGGTTTAATTAGGCAATATTTACCTAAAGGGATTGATTTAAATCAGGCAGATCAGCATTATTTAAATCAAGTTGCCATGTCACTGAATACTCGTCCTAGAAAGGCGTTAGATTGGCTTACACCATTAGAGAAATTTGCTCAGCTTGTTGATTATCATATGGCTTTTGAAACTGTCGCACCTCATGTTTGA
- a CDS encoding glycoside hydrolase family 108 protein, whose protein sequence is MKLIENWQQAWKLKSVQVGAASAFFYALILLSEQFLGVWNVIPQELKNKIPENIAEWLGMFVGVAMVLARLKKQPEIHPVPQLLSFATLPISSITFDQAFQRLIGHEGGYSDDSRDPGNWTKGKVGVGMLKGTKFGLAANTYPNLDIKNITLAQAKEIYKKDWWDKLGGHGLHSAITFQLWDFAINAGKKRAIIELQQVAGVTADGVIGPKTITAVNDLDLNDVLLSLTAERLKFYTSLSTWPTYGKGWANRVADNLKYAAQDN, encoded by the coding sequence ATGAAATTAATTGAAAATTGGCAACAGGCTTGGAAACTCAAGTCAGTACAAGTGGGCGCAGCAAGCGCCTTTTTTTATGCCTTGATTTTATTATCAGAGCAGTTTTTAGGTGTGTGGAACGTAATCCCACAAGAACTAAAAAATAAGATTCCTGAAAACATTGCCGAGTGGTTGGGAATGTTTGTAGGCGTGGCTATGGTGCTTGCACGCTTGAAAAAACAGCCTGAAATTCACCCAGTACCACAATTATTAAGCTTTGCCACACTACCCATAAGCTCCATTACATTCGATCAGGCCTTTCAACGATTAATTGGTCATGAAGGTGGTTACAGTGATGACAGCCGTGATCCAGGTAATTGGACAAAGGGCAAGGTTGGAGTCGGGATGCTAAAAGGTACAAAGTTCGGCTTAGCTGCTAACACCTATCCAAACCTTGATATTAAAAACATCACATTAGCCCAAGCCAAAGAAATTTATAAAAAGGACTGGTGGGATAAATTAGGCGGTCATGGTTTGCATTCAGCCATTACTTTTCAACTGTGGGATTTTGCAATTAATGCTGGTAAGAAACGAGCAATCATTGAGTTGCAACAAGTTGCGGGGGTAACTGCTGATGGAGTTATTGGTCCTAAAACAATTACGGCTGTGAATGACTTGGATCTAAATGATGTATTGCTCAGTCTTACTGCAGAACGATTGAAGTTTTATACATCACTTTCAACATGGCCAACATACGGAAAGGGTTGGGCAAATCGTGTAGCGGATAATTTGAAATATGCTGCTCAGGATAACTAG
- a CDS encoding Y-family DNA polymerase has protein sequence MKAENRIFALVDVNNCYVSCERIFNPSLNNRPVIVLSSNDGCAVARSQEAKDIGIKMGVPVFQIQDIIKKHDVQVFSSNFALYGAMSRRFMTLLGMYVAPGEQEIYSVDECFLDLTSYEHLFDLTDYAQDIRKTAWQWLTLPCCVGIGRSKTEAKIANHLAKKNKFFNGVCNLVDMDPCSTEAMLAQVDVGEVWGVGRQNCKKLNAMNIRTVLDLVQAHPIEIKKQFSIVMEKTVRELNGVSCIDIESDAPAKKQIISSQSYGQPIYDIENIKSSVRLYVQRAVSRLRDDMSLCKMIGVFIQTGRFDKAEKYTPYVIMQLPEHTDDVLEITRIAMQAIDEVFKPGFKYKKAGIILMEIIPKAKFSPDLFTDYSLQIKRAKLSDALDHITHKYGKNTLSLGLCGRKEEHWQMNQERKSPNYLTEWNELFRVR, from the coding sequence ATGAAAGCTGAAAATCGTATATTCGCGTTAGTGGACGTGAATAACTGCTACGTCAGTTGTGAACGTATTTTTAATCCATCCCTCAATAATCGTCCGGTCATTGTTCTCTCGAGTAATGATGGTTGTGCCGTGGCGCGCTCCCAAGAAGCCAAAGACATTGGTATTAAAATGGGTGTGCCAGTATTCCAGATTCAAGACATCATTAAGAAGCATGACGTGCAGGTGTTCTCCAGTAATTTTGCCCTATATGGTGCCATGTCACGTCGCTTTATGACTTTACTGGGGATGTATGTTGCACCAGGAGAACAGGAGATTTATTCAGTCGATGAATGCTTCTTGGATCTCACCAGTTATGAACACTTATTTGATTTAACCGACTATGCCCAAGACATTCGTAAGACCGCTTGGCAGTGGCTTACTTTGCCCTGCTGCGTGGGGATTGGCCGCTCAAAGACTGAAGCCAAAATTGCTAATCACCTAGCCAAGAAGAATAAGTTCTTTAATGGGGTGTGCAATCTGGTCGATATGGACCCTTGCTCTACTGAAGCCATGCTTGCCCAAGTCGACGTTGGTGAGGTTTGGGGTGTTGGTCGGCAGAATTGTAAAAAGCTCAATGCAATGAATATCCGTACCGTTTTGGATTTGGTTCAAGCGCATCCTATAGAAATTAAAAAGCAGTTCAGTATTGTCATGGAAAAGACCGTACGAGAGCTGAATGGGGTCTCATGCATCGATATTGAAAGTGATGCCCCAGCTAAAAAGCAAATCATCAGCAGCCAATCTTATGGCCAACCCATCTATGACATTGAAAACATCAAGTCCTCAGTGCGTTTATATGTGCAAAGAGCTGTTTCAAGACTGCGTGATGATATGTCCCTATGCAAGATGATTGGAGTATTCATTCAGACTGGTCGCTTCGATAAGGCCGAGAAATACACACCTTACGTCATTATGCAATTGCCTGAGCATACCGATGATGTTTTAGAGATTACCCGCATAGCGATGCAGGCCATTGATGAGGTATTCAAACCCGGCTTTAAGTATAAGAAGGCAGGAATCATCCTGATGGAGATCATCCCCAAAGCGAAATTCTCCCCTGACCTATTTACTGATTATTCGCTACAGATTAAACGAGCCAAGCTCTCAGATGCCTTAGATCACATCACCCACAAGTATGGCAAAAACACTTTGTCGTTGGGTTTGTGCGGGCGAAAAGAAGAACACTGGCAAATGAATCAAGAACGTAAATCCCCTAACTATTTAACCGAATGGAATGAACTCTTTAGAGTGAGATAA
- a CDS encoding LexA family protein: MSKKLPIYFSDDVWSFLQTLMGPDGAPSPTVNAVFQKIQKEHELGSKFDLKEISIKTHLEIPSALERFSAGPAFGTKDHIDKSIDLNDFLIFNPISTFMGRVDSESMLYAGFEIDDPFLVDKSITAQHRDIVLALIDEREITLKRLMMTAKMSKQEIKEMFGDEDYELPPIWLRAENPAYEHIIPKDSQSISIQGVVTFNLKQFYRRSTSK; the protein is encoded by the coding sequence ATGTCAAAGAAACTACCGATCTATTTCTCGGATGACGTCTGGTCATTCCTTCAAACACTTATGGGCCCTGATGGTGCTCCTAGTCCTACCGTCAATGCTGTCTTTCAAAAAATACAAAAAGAGCATGAGCTAGGTTCTAAGTTTGATCTTAAAGAAATCTCAATTAAAACCCACCTCGAAATTCCGTCTGCATTAGAACGTTTTTCTGCGGGTCCTGCTTTTGGTACCAAAGATCACATCGACAAGTCGATCGACTTAAATGACTTTCTCATCTTCAATCCAATCTCCACGTTCATGGGACGGGTTGATAGTGAGTCCATGCTTTACGCTGGCTTTGAAATAGATGACCCTTTTCTGGTTGATAAGAGCATTACAGCACAGCATAGAGATATCGTTTTAGCCCTCATCGATGAGCGTGAAATAACGTTAAAGCGGTTAATGATGACCGCTAAGATGTCAAAACAAGAAATCAAAGAAATGTTTGGGGATGAAGACTATGAACTTCCCCCTATTTGGCTAAGAGCTGAAAACCCAGCTTACGAGCATATTATTCCTAAAGACAGCCAATCTATCTCTATCCAAGGGGTTGTTACCTTCAACCTCAAGCAATTTTATAGACGCTCTACCAGCAAATAA
- a CDS encoding DUF6500 family protein: MRDELKEIFIRGCNEKIKKKGENVGLSFYAFFRNKNDNPELLMEAAQWWIMHHKLDHFEKAVKVKQLVLSEP, from the coding sequence ATGAGAGATGAATTAAAAGAAATTTTTATTCGTGGATGTAACGAGAAAATTAAGAAGAAGGGAGAAAATGTAGGTCTATCCTTTTACGCTTTCTTCAGGAATAAAAATGATAATCCAGAACTATTGATGGAAGCTGCTCAGTGGTGGATTATGCATCACAAACTAGATCACTTTGAGAAAGCGGTTAAAGTTAAGCAGCTTGTTTTAAGTGAGCCGTAA
- a CDS encoding DUF4062 domain-containing protein has product MIQMDKRYQVFVSSTFKDLEEERKHIIQTLMEMDCIPAGMELFPAVDEEQWDFIKKVVDDCDYYLLLIGGRYGSLSPEGIGYTEMEYDYAVSKGMKVIALIHGDPNNLPQIKCEKDSKLQEKLENFREKVCTGRLVKFWKNLDQISGLVSLSLSKTIKTYPAVGWVRADLIPSENTTQEILVLRNKVQELETTIQNLRLKPEGIENLSQGEDVVILDILYKANQAGDTAYTTKKNYIISVEITWNSIFEFLSPSMLVENSEENLLTLLGSCIYRYCHEQIEDFAKNNKLKNLTNRKAYLEDLRLIIVQFRALKLIALSNKKHPPSDNNIYWTLTSYGDELMTQLTAIKRS; this is encoded by the coding sequence ATGATTCAAATGGATAAAAGATACCAAGTTTTTGTGAGTTCAACTTTTAAGGATTTAGAAGAAGAGCGTAAACATATTATTCAGACTCTCATGGAAATGGATTGTATTCCTGCTGGAATGGAGCTCTTCCCAGCTGTAGATGAAGAGCAATGGGACTTCATAAAAAAAGTTGTTGATGATTGTGACTATTACCTTTTATTAATTGGGGGTAGATATGGCTCTTTAAGTCCTGAAGGTATTGGCTACACTGAAATGGAATATGATTATGCTGTTTCAAAAGGAATGAAAGTCATTGCACTAATTCATGGTGACCCCAATAACTTACCTCAGATCAAATGTGAAAAAGATTCAAAATTACAAGAAAAATTAGAAAATTTCAGAGAAAAGGTATGCACTGGTAGGCTTGTTAAATTTTGGAAAAATTTAGACCAAATTTCAGGACTTGTGTCATTAAGTCTTTCTAAAACAATAAAAACCTACCCTGCTGTTGGGTGGGTACGTGCTGATTTAATTCCTTCAGAAAATACAACTCAAGAAATTTTAGTATTAAGAAATAAAGTTCAGGAACTTGAAACGACAATTCAAAATTTAAGGTTAAAACCAGAAGGTATTGAAAATCTATCACAAGGGGAGGATGTTGTAATATTAGATATACTCTATAAAGCTAATCAAGCTGGTGATACTGCTTATACAACCAAAAAAAACTATATCATCAGCGTTGAAATAACTTGGAATAGTATCTTCGAATTTTTATCTCCAAGTATGCTTGTTGAAAATAGCGAAGAAAACTTATTAACTCTTCTTGGATCATGCATTTACAGATATTGCCATGAACAAATAGAAGATTTTGCAAAGAATAACAAGCTAAAAAACTTGACTAACAGGAAAGCATATTTGGAAGACTTAAGGCTTATAATTGTTCAGTTTAGAGCTTTAAAATTAATTGCGTTAAGTAATAAGAAGCATCCACCTTCGGACAATAATATATATTGGACATTAACTTCTTATGGCGATGAATTAATGACCCAATTAACAGCAATAAAGAGATCTTGA
- a CDS encoding potassium channel family protein, translating into MMGQALRKLSKINPIYFALIYLAAIFVSSILIYCIPIFKLVSSLEGINLESFYTAFYFSLITITTLGYGDIVPSNDATRILASGLALFGIVLTGLFLNSLAFIISTLTQLDDRRKIEEERKDLEIEKFSKISILIEQNFNDFKYAATSLITPIEKYNPIIDTTPLMKMDFKLNDLKDLFKNNPLRRFSISKSKIEVYYDTFDFLNNNLDQLLKLGYFNFNIEVVERIVEYLSNAKLIDTRQNIIQYARQSPQNREWIENMLAGASENVAITEIANLIDDYIVLREQIKLTVILIINIENLIESLRNKK; encoded by the coding sequence ATGATGGGACAAGCTTTACGCAAACTCTCTAAAATCAATCCAATATACTTCGCATTAATTTATTTGGCTGCTATTTTTGTTTCAAGCATCCTTATCTACTGTATTCCTATATTCAAGCTTGTAAGTTCTTTAGAGGGGATTAACTTAGAAAGCTTCTATACTGCATTTTACTTTAGCTTAATCACGATAACCACACTGGGTTATGGCGATATAGTTCCAAGCAACGATGCTACAAGGATTTTAGCTTCTGGTCTTGCACTTTTTGGCATCGTTCTTACTGGCCTATTTTTAAATTCGCTAGCTTTTATCATTTCCACACTAACTCAATTAGATGACAGAAGGAAAATAGAGGAGGAAAGAAAGGATTTAGAAATTGAGAAATTTAGTAAAATTTCAATTTTGATAGAACAGAATTTCAATGATTTTAAATATGCTGCAACTAGCTTAATTACACCAATAGAAAAATATAATCCTATTATCGATACTACACCATTAATGAAAATGGACTTCAAATTAAATGATTTGAAAGATTTATTTAAGAACAATCCATTAAGACGGTTTTCAATTTCAAAAAGTAAAATTGAAGTATATTATGATACTTTTGACTTTTTAAACAACAACTTAGATCAACTTTTAAAGTTGGGTTATTTTAATTTTAATATCGAGGTTGTAGAAAGGATAGTTGAGTATTTGAGTAACGCTAAACTCATAGATACTCGTCAAAATATAATTCAATATGCAAGACAAAGTCCTCAAAATAGAGAGTGGATAGAAAATATGTTAGCTGGGGCTAGTGAAAACGTAGCCATAACAGAAATAGCTAATTTAATCGATGACTATATTGTTTTAAGAGAACAAATTAAGTTAACAGTCATCCTAATAATAAATATAGAAAATCTAATTGAATCCTTGCGCAATAAAAAATAG
- a CDS encoding SOS response-associated peptidase family protein, which yields MCANFEAIRKNRAFLLDLPEPDQLEFPEDIFPNFPSPLIFSNKGKVEWGSVNFGMIPKWAKEKSFGKYTYNARTETVAEKPSFREAWYKSQFGLIPVETIFEPKYIDGKSHWYGIAREDSMPFTVAAIYENAVIAGEQIRSMSMLTINADKHPFMKQFHKPTDEKRSIIVIPDEYREEWLNCSFKEAHEFFFEMQDEYITFPKSRLSENGTQPNLI from the coding sequence ATGTGCGCAAACTTTGAAGCGATCAGAAAGAATCGTGCATTTCTGTTAGATCTGCCTGAACCTGATCAACTGGAGTTCCCTGAAGATATATTTCCGAACTTCCCCTCGCCTTTGATCTTTTCCAATAAGGGTAAGGTTGAGTGGGGATCCGTTAATTTTGGGATGATTCCTAAGTGGGCAAAAGAAAAGAGTTTCGGTAAGTACACCTATAATGCCCGGACTGAAACGGTCGCCGAGAAACCAAGTTTTAGAGAGGCTTGGTATAAGTCTCAATTTGGTTTAATCCCTGTCGAAACTATCTTTGAGCCAAAATACATAGATGGGAAATCGCACTGGTATGGCATTGCACGTGAGGATAGTATGCCCTTTACCGTTGCAGCCATCTACGAGAATGCTGTAATTGCAGGTGAGCAAATCCGATCGATGAGCATGCTCACTATCAATGCCGATAAACATCCCTTCATGAAGCAATTTCATAAGCCTACTGATGAGAAGCGTTCGATCATCGTAATCCCTGATGAATACCGTGAAGAATGGCTCAACTGCAGCTTTAAAGAGGCGCATGAGTTCTTCTTTGAAATGCAGGATGAGTACATCACCTTCCCTAAATCCCGCTTATCTGAAAATGGTACTCAACCTAATTTAATTTGA
- the icd gene encoding NADP-dependent isocitrate dehydrogenase, which yields MGYQKIIVPADGSKITVNADLSLNVPNQPIIPFIEGDGIGVDITPAMKTVVDAAVQKAYGGKRSIEWMEVYCGEKANKIYGSYMPEETFDALREFVVSIKGPLTTPVGGGIRSLNVALRQELDLYVCVRPVRWFEGVPSPVQHPELTDMVIFRENSEDIYAGIEWKADSPEAKKVIKFLKEEMGVTKIRFEDNCGIGIKPVSKEGTQRLVRKAIQFAIDNHKPSVTLVHKGNIMKYTEGAFKEWGYELAMDRFGGELIDGGPWVKIKNPKNGKDIIIKDVIADAFLQQILMRPADYSVIATLNLNGDYISDALAAEVGGIGIAPGANIGGAISVYEATHGTAPKYAGQDKVNPGSIILSAEMMLRDMGWIEAADLIIKGISGAIEAKTVTYDFERLMPNATLLRCSEFGEAIIANME from the coding sequence ATGGGTTATCAGAAGATCATCGTTCCTGCGGATGGTAGTAAAATTACCGTAAACGCAGATTTATCATTAAATGTTCCAAATCAACCGATTATTCCTTTTATTGAAGGCGATGGTATTGGTGTCGACATTACACCAGCCATGAAAACTGTAGTAGATGCAGCAGTACAAAAAGCATATGGCGGTAAACGCTCGATTGAGTGGATGGAAGTCTACTGTGGTGAAAAAGCCAATAAAATTTATGGCTCTTATATGCCAGAAGAAACTTTTGATGCGCTACGCGAGTTTGTGGTTTCTATTAAAGGGCCTTTAACAACCCCTGTTGGCGGGGGTATCCGTTCTTTGAATGTGGCGTTACGCCAAGAATTAGATTTGTATGTCTGTGTTCGCCCTGTACGTTGGTTTGAAGGGGTACCATCACCTGTTCAGCATCCTGAGCTGACTGACATGGTTATTTTCCGTGAAAATTCAGAAGATATTTATGCAGGAATTGAGTGGAAAGCTGATTCTCCTGAAGCAAAAAAAGTAATTAAGTTTCTCAAAGAAGAAATGGGCGTGACTAAAATCCGCTTTGAAGATAACTGTGGGATAGGGATTAAGCCCGTATCGAAAGAAGGAACGCAGCGCCTTGTCCGTAAAGCTATCCAGTTTGCGATTGATAATCATAAGCCGAGTGTGACCTTGGTTCACAAAGGCAACATCATGAAATATACCGAAGGGGCGTTTAAAGAGTGGGGCTATGAACTTGCGATGGACCGTTTCGGTGGTGAGCTGATTGATGGCGGGCCATGGGTCAAAATTAAGAATCCGAAGAATGGTAAAGACATTATTATAAAAGATGTGATTGCTGATGCATTCTTGCAGCAGATTTTAATGCGTCCTGCGGACTATTCAGTGATTGCGACTCTAAACCTGAATGGTGACTATATTTCAGATGCACTGGCGGCTGAAGTCGGAGGGATTGGTATTGCGCCAGGTGCGAATATTGGTGGGGCGATTTCTGTTTATGAAGCCACGCACGGAACTGCGCCTAAATATGCTGGTCAAGATAAAGTAAACCCGGGTTCTATTATTCTTTCTGCTGAAATGATGCTACGGGATATGGGCTGGATAGAGGCGGCAGATTTAATCATTAAGGGTATTTCAGGAGCAATTGAGGCGAAAACGGTCACTTATGATTTTGAGCGTTTAATGCCGAATGCAACCTTATTACGTTGTTCGGAGTTTGGTGAGGCTATTATTGCGAATATGGAATAA
- a CDS encoding M23 family metallopeptidase has protein sequence MSRLVLSGAILSTSLLMIGCQPPASGEAAGLSYPYLYWQLYKTPLAKNLNVPVQGVSHKQIQDTWGAARGQGRKHQGIDIFAKRGTPVLSATSGIVLDVGINSLGGQVVWVMGPNLSRHYYAHLDAYAPDIQTGDWVEVGEVLGYVGNTGNAKNTPPHLHYGIYKTGLCTRQK, from the coding sequence ATGTCTCGTTTAGTTTTGAGTGGAGCTATTTTAAGTACAAGTCTGCTGATGATTGGATGTCAGCCACCTGCTTCGGGTGAAGCAGCAGGTTTGAGCTACCCCTATTTATATTGGCAGTTATATAAAACGCCTTTAGCAAAAAATTTAAATGTGCCTGTACAAGGTGTAAGCCACAAACAGATACAGGACACTTGGGGGGCTGCACGTGGTCAGGGACGAAAACATCAAGGTATTGATATTTTTGCTAAACGTGGTACGCCTGTGTTAAGCGCCACATCAGGCATCGTCTTGGATGTCGGGATAAATAGTCTAGGTGGACAAGTGGTGTGGGTGATGGGGCCAAATCTAAGCCGTCACTACTATGCGCATTTAGATGCCTATGCGCCTGATATTCAAACGGGTGATTGGGTTGAAGTGGGAGAGGTATTGGGTTATGTCGGAAACACGGGCAATGCTAAGAATACGCCACCACATTTGCACTATGGAATTTATAAGACTGGACTCTGTACACGACAAAAATAG